A part of Larkinella insperata genomic DNA contains:
- the coaD gene encoding pantetheine-phosphate adenylyltransferase gives MKRIALFPGSFDPFTKGHEDIVLRGLKLFDEVVIGIGRNANKQRYFPLDVMAELIEKTFADYPAVRVVSYDDLTANVARELGARFLLRGLRNTTDFEYENSISQVNRYVYEDVETVFLITSPHLAPISSSIIRELHRYGKKIDEFLPYRLS, from the coding sequence ATGAAACGAATTGCGCTTTTCCCCGGCTCGTTCGACCCGTTTACAAAAGGCCACGAAGATATCGTTTTGCGCGGGCTGAAGCTGTTTGATGAAGTCGTTATCGGCATTGGTCGCAACGCCAACAAACAACGGTATTTTCCGCTGGACGTAATGGCCGAATTAATCGAGAAAACGTTTGCGGATTATCCGGCCGTGCGGGTGGTGAGTTACGATGATCTGACGGCCAATGTCGCCCGGGAGCTGGGCGCTCGTTTTCTGCTGCGGGGGCTACGCAACACGACGGATTTTGAGTACGAAAACAGCATTTCGCAGGTCAACCGGTATGTATACGAAGACGTTGAAACCGTCTTTCTGATTACATCCCCCCACCTGGCCCCCATCAGTTCGAGCATCATCCGGGAACTGCACCGGTACGGTAAAAAAATCGATGAGTTTCTGCCCTATCGGCTTTCATGA
- a CDS encoding NUDIX hydrolase, translating into MTIFIDDRPIHLKGAKQAAKLQGEAVANQLEYDRIIDARLDGLKLNALKGHLLVLNATPGTVEKLVSLLNNYNVSELNSVTLVAVEKKAVEEKFKSLYKVVKAAGGVVFKGDKMLLIFRRGKWDLPKGKLDDGESSRVAAVREVEEETGVKAALENRICTTWHTYTLNGSRILKRTKWYQMACLDDSGMTPQVDEDIEQIAWMDAKKTALAMTNSFSSIRFVIDSVNEKVNE; encoded by the coding sequence ATGACCATTTTTATTGACGATCGACCCATTCATTTGAAGGGTGCCAAGCAGGCCGCTAAGCTGCAGGGTGAGGCAGTAGCCAACCAATTGGAGTATGATCGCATCATCGACGCTCGACTCGATGGCTTGAAATTGAACGCTCTGAAAGGGCATTTGCTGGTGCTGAACGCAACGCCCGGCACCGTGGAGAAACTGGTCAGCTTGCTCAACAACTACAATGTCAGCGAATTAAATTCCGTGACGCTGGTGGCCGTGGAAAAAAAAGCGGTGGAAGAAAAATTCAAGAGTTTGTACAAGGTGGTAAAAGCAGCCGGGGGCGTGGTGTTTAAGGGCGACAAAATGCTGCTGATTTTCCGGCGCGGCAAGTGGGATTTACCGAAAGGCAAACTCGACGACGGCGAGTCGTCGCGGGTGGCGGCTGTGCGGGAGGTTGAGGAGGAAACCGGGGTGAAAGCCGCCCTGGAAAACCGGATCTGCACCACCTGGCACACCTATACGCTCAACGGCAGCCGCATTCTGAAGCGGACCAAATGGTATCAGATGGCCTGCCTCGACGATTCCGGGATGACCCCCCAGGTAGACGAAGACATTGAACAAATCGCGTGGATGGACGCCAAGAAAACGGCGTTGGCCATGACCAATTCATTCAGCTCGATCCGCTTTGTGATTGACTCAGTCAACGAGAAGGTAAACGAATAG
- a CDS encoding CBS domain-containing protein encodes MNIRQILQGKTINTIYSVSSDSTVYEALETMASKNIGAVLVIDGEQLSGIFSERDYARKGILQGRASKDTLIREVMTSNLITISSQHQLEDAMVLMSDKHIRHLPVVDGGELTGIISINDVVSAIIRNQKAHIDSLENYISGSPY; translated from the coding sequence ATGAACATCCGTCAGATTTTGCAAGGAAAAACCATCAACACCATCTATTCCGTTTCGTCCGACTCGACGGTTTATGAAGCGCTGGAAACCATGGCTTCTAAAAACATCGGTGCGGTGCTGGTGATCGACGGCGAGCAGCTGTCCGGGATTTTTTCCGAACGCGATTACGCCCGCAAGGGGATTCTGCAAGGCCGGGCGTCGAAGGACACACTGATCCGGGAAGTGATGACTTCCAACCTGATAACCATTTCCAGCCAGCACCAACTCGAAGACGCCATGGTCTTAATGTCAGACAAGCACATCCGGCACCTGCCCGTAGTCGACGGGGGGGAGCTCACCGGAATCATTTCCATCAATGACGTGGTGAGCGCCATCATCCGCAACCAGAAAGCGCACATCGACTCCCTGGAAAATTACATCTCAGGAAGCCCGTATTGA
- a CDS encoding NUDIX domain-containing protein, producing MDIAREEVKRLYGNRLRLRVCGLCLIDGKLLMVRHRGIGPTDTFWCPPGGGPQFGETAYEALIREFHEETGLDIEVGELQFVNEFMQDPLHAMELFFDVRIIGGQLRQGFDPEMAADHQIITEVRLLTFDEIKRYPESEVHRMFQQCRSMEDVFHLKGYLKQ from the coding sequence TTGGATATTGCACGCGAAGAAGTAAAGCGGCTCTACGGCAACCGGCTGCGGCTGCGGGTTTGTGGACTTTGCCTGATCGACGGAAAACTGCTGATGGTTCGTCATCGGGGCATTGGTCCCACCGACACCTTCTGGTGTCCGCCGGGCGGGGGGCCGCAGTTTGGCGAAACCGCCTATGAAGCCCTCATCCGGGAATTTCACGAAGAAACCGGCCTCGACATTGAAGTAGGTGAGTTGCAGTTTGTCAACGAGTTCATGCAGGATCCCCTGCATGCCATGGAATTGTTTTTTGACGTCCGGATCATCGGGGGGCAGCTTCGCCAGGGTTTCGATCCGGAAATGGCGGCCGACCACCAGATCATCACGGAAGTTCGGCTGCTGACGTTTGACGAAATCAAACGTTACCCCGAAAGCGAAGTGCACCGGATGTTTCAGCAATGCCGGTCGATGGAAGATGTTTTCCACTTAAAAGGATATTTGAAACAATAG
- a CDS encoding DUF3822 family protein translates to MTPTVALREDSFDVTQTDSFQLCLEMSKERFRFCVVEPGTHRCFWLEDYTFPTLLTENPLLPSLQAIYHNHPVLQSAYWKTITIAVNSPSFTLIPSHLFRKEYAAQYLQLMRGNPLSLTEHALAYAHRKEEFHAVFSIDNALTDWLAATYPLQQTTVIHQSSALIQATALKDSVLDSSHKLSLNFEAETVTVIFRKGGQFMFCNRFAYKNSTDLVYYILYVVNELKTDPKELKLVLFGEITPFAEMYTALEQFFPQIQFGTHPSELVLTPAFDEIPDHRYFSLFGTALID, encoded by the coding sequence GTGACCCCAACCGTAGCCCTTCGGGAAGATTCTTTTGACGTTACGCAGACCGACTCATTTCAGCTTTGTCTGGAGATGAGCAAAGAGCGTTTTCGGTTCTGTGTCGTCGAACCCGGAACCCACCGGTGCTTCTGGCTGGAAGATTACACGTTTCCGACGCTTTTGACCGAAAACCCGTTGTTGCCGTCGTTGCAGGCGATTTACCACAACCACCCGGTTCTTCAGTCGGCTTACTGGAAAACGATTACCATTGCGGTCAATTCCCCTTCGTTTACGCTGATTCCATCGCACCTGTTTCGGAAAGAATACGCGGCTCAGTACCTGCAACTGATGCGCGGCAATCCGCTTTCGCTGACGGAACATGCGCTGGCTTATGCCCACCGGAAAGAAGAGTTTCACGCCGTGTTCAGCATCGACAACGCCCTGACCGACTGGCTGGCGGCCACCTACCCGTTGCAGCAAACCACCGTGATTCACCAGTCGAGCGCCCTGATTCAGGCTACGGCCCTGAAGGATTCCGTGCTGGATTCTTCCCACAAACTGTCGTTGAACTTTGAGGCTGAAACCGTTACGGTTATTTTCCGGAAAGGGGGGCAGTTTATGTTCTGCAACCGGTTCGCTTACAAAAATTCGACCGATCTGGTGTACTACATTCTGTACGTGGTCAACGAGCTGAAAACCGACCCGAAGGAGTTGAAGCTGGTTTTGTTTGGTGAAATCACCCCGTTCGCGGAGATGTACACGGCGCTGGAGCAGTTCTTTCCGCAAATTCAGTTTGGAACCCATCCGTCGGAACTGGTCCTAACCCCGGCTTTCGACGAGATTCCCGACCACCGTTATTTCAGCCTGTTCGGCACCGCCCTCATCGACTGA
- a CDS encoding capsule assembly Wzi family protein: MKRLCILVWAWLGMATGWAQTATSLGAVTADLELGGMASSADQLPFWLRANQYGIVPLQGPFATLRGGIRREYQTDSNATRQRRFDWGAGAYGVVNAGATKQFWLPELYAKVRYGQVELWAGRRRELYGIGDSTLSSGFVIWSGNALPIPKVQLQTPNFVPIGGFLKKILAFRVGYAHGWFNAPYIQGALFHQKYIYGRFGKPHWPFKIYAGLNHQVQWGGYADYLLSSPFAVYGRLPSSFQDYVSLVLGRYPKDLVNNQQTTFDGENRVGNHIGSIDYAVEWISPRLNTLFYYQHLYEDASGVVLINFPDGLWGLRVRNRTVGPARRFRWKAAVVEWLSTTNQSGPVFDQTAQYQGADNYFNHGQYREGWSYFSRTIGTPFIAPRADYTARVREYIGGGFFPNNRVNVWYLGLEAAAHQVQLSARASFSRNYGTFNEPYSPPFEQFSALLSAQYSFSHLNHTTLAVSLAYDQGELYPRQTGGFLSIKKNW, translated from the coding sequence ATGAAACGGCTTTGCATTCTGGTATGGGCATGGCTGGGGATGGCTACCGGCTGGGCCCAAACGGCGACTAGCCTGGGAGCCGTTACGGCGGACCTGGAACTTGGCGGCATGGCTTCGTCGGCCGACCAGCTCCCCTTCTGGCTCCGGGCCAACCAGTACGGCATTGTACCGCTGCAAGGGCCGTTTGCCACCCTGCGGGGCGGGATCCGGCGCGAGTACCAGACGGATTCGAATGCCACCCGGCAACGCCGTTTTGACTGGGGCGCCGGGGCATACGGCGTGGTCAACGCGGGCGCTACGAAGCAGTTCTGGCTTCCCGAATTATACGCCAAAGTCCGCTATGGACAGGTTGAGCTCTGGGCGGGCCGCCGTCGCGAACTGTACGGCATTGGCGACTCCACGCTCAGTTCCGGCTTTGTAATTTGGTCGGGAAACGCGCTGCCCATCCCGAAGGTGCAACTGCAAACGCCCAACTTCGTACCGATTGGCGGCTTTCTGAAAAAAATTCTGGCGTTCCGGGTGGGGTACGCCCACGGCTGGTTCAACGCGCCGTACATCCAGGGAGCTCTTTTTCACCAGAAATACATTTATGGCCGGTTCGGGAAACCGCACTGGCCCTTCAAAATCTACGCCGGGCTGAATCACCAGGTGCAGTGGGGGGGGTATGCCGATTACCTGCTCAGCAGTCCGTTTGCGGTCTACGGCCGGTTGCCCTCCTCCTTTCAGGACTACGTTTCCCTCGTACTGGGACGCTACCCCAAAGACCTGGTCAACAACCAGCAGACGACATTTGATGGCGAAAACCGTGTGGGCAACCATATCGGCTCCATCGACTACGCTGTTGAGTGGATCAGCCCCCGCCTGAATACGCTGTTCTACTACCAGCATCTGTACGAGGATGCCAGCGGGGTGGTCCTGATTAATTTTCCGGACGGTTTGTGGGGCCTGCGGGTGCGCAATCGGACGGTCGGGCCAGCCCGCCGGTTCCGCTGGAAAGCTGCCGTCGTGGAATGGCTGTCGACCACCAACCAGAGCGGCCCGGTATTCGACCAGACCGCGCAGTATCAGGGTGCCGACAATTATTTCAACCACGGCCAATACCGGGAAGGCTGGTCGTACTTCAGCCGCACCATCGGCACGCCCTTCATTGCCCCCCGCGCCGACTATACCGCCCGGGTCCGCGAGTACATTGGAGGTGGTTTTTTCCCCAATAACCGTGTCAATGTCTGGTATCTGGGGCTGGAAGCCGCTGCTCACCAGGTTCAGCTTAGCGCCCGGGCGTCGTTCAGCCGCAATTATGGCACCTTCAATGAGCCTTATTCTCCGCCCTTCGAGCAGTTTTCCGCGCTTCTCTCCGCTCAGTACTCCTTTTCCCACCTGAACCATACCACGCTGGCGGTGAGCCTGGCCTACGATCAGGGCGAGCTTTACCCAAGGCAGACCGGCGGATTCTTGTCCATTAAAAAGAACTGGTAA
- the pyrE gene encoding orotate phosphoribosyltransferase codes for MVAEQVARLLLEVKAVRLRPEEPFTWSSGWKSPIYCDNRVTLSYPEVRSYIRSELANAIRNQFPDVTAIAGVATAGIAQGALVADALNLPFLYVRPEPKKHGMGNQIEGRLEAGQRVVVLEDLISTGGSSLKVVDVLRQSGTEVLGMAAIFTYGFPLAAQNFADKDVKLVCLSDYETLLNQAQKLDYIAAEAMSSLAAWRQNPSEWNQ; via the coding sequence ATGGTTGCAGAACAAGTTGCCCGATTGTTGTTAGAAGTCAAGGCGGTTCGGTTACGGCCGGAAGAACCGTTTACCTGGAGTTCGGGCTGGAAATCACCCATTTATTGCGACAACCGGGTTACCCTCTCCTACCCGGAAGTACGGTCTTACATCCGTTCGGAATTAGCCAACGCCATCCGGAATCAATTCCCCGACGTCACCGCCATTGCGGGCGTGGCTACGGCCGGGATTGCGCAGGGGGCCCTGGTCGCCGATGCCCTGAACCTGCCGTTTCTCTACGTGCGCCCCGAACCCAAAAAACACGGCATGGGCAACCAGATCGAAGGCCGTCTGGAAGCCGGTCAGCGCGTGGTCGTGCTGGAAGACCTCATTTCGACGGGGGGCAGCTCGCTGAAAGTGGTGGATGTGCTGCGGCAATCCGGCACCGAAGTGCTGGGCATGGCAGCCATTTTTACGTACGGCTTCCCACTTGCGGCACAAAATTTCGCCGACAAAGACGTGAAACTGGTGTGCCTGAGTGATTACGAAACGCTCCTGAATCAAGCCCAGAAACTGGACTACATTGCCGCGGAAGCGATGAGTTCATTGGCTGCATGGCGCCAAAATCCGTCGGAATGGAACCAATAG
- a CDS encoding LacI family DNA-binding transcriptional regulator: MVHPTTMKEIARQLGVTVSTVSRALQNHPSIGLRTRERVHELAKRLDYVPNPTAINLKRRRTHNIGVVLPFLTEQFFSTAISAIEDVAISKGYSVVVMQSRNDYERERLVVGNLVKHGVDGIIVSLASETQNNSHFLEVNKHGIPIVFFDRVARNLPNSCVYVDVTAGAIEAVEYLISLGLSRIALLNGPGTLQATDERLKGYVTVMNRHGIPINRAYVRSVNLSKEDTARKMSELLDLPEPPQAVLAFNDYVALDAMQVCRQRGLAINQDIYFGSFSNLPFCSYLEHPPIASIEQFPHDMGTKAIQLLIAAIEDPQHFTREEVVIPHKLIVRQ, encoded by the coding sequence ATGGTTCATCCTACCACCATGAAAGAGATTGCCAGGCAACTGGGCGTTACGGTTTCAACGGTATCCCGGGCTTTGCAAAATCATCCCAGCATCGGACTTCGTACGCGGGAACGGGTGCACGAACTGGCCAAACGACTGGATTACGTTCCGAACCCCACCGCCATCAACCTGAAGCGCCGACGAACGCACAACATCGGCGTGGTGCTGCCCTTTTTGACGGAGCAGTTTTTCTCGACGGCCATCTCGGCCATTGAGGATGTGGCCATCAGCAAGGGTTACAGCGTGGTGGTAATGCAGTCGCGCAACGATTACGAACGGGAGCGGCTGGTGGTGGGAAATCTGGTCAAACACGGTGTGGACGGCATTATTGTTTCGCTGGCGTCGGAAACCCAGAACAACAGCCACTTTCTGGAGGTTAACAAGCACGGCATTCCCATCGTTTTTTTCGACCGGGTTGCCCGAAACCTTCCCAATAGCTGCGTGTACGTGGACGTTACCGCGGGGGCCATCGAAGCCGTCGAATACCTGATTTCCCTTGGCCTTTCGCGGATTGCCCTGCTCAACGGCCCCGGCACCCTGCAGGCCACCGACGAGCGGCTGAAAGGCTACGTCACCGTCATGAACCGGCACGGCATCCCCATCAACCGGGCGTACGTCCGCAGCGTCAACCTGAGCAAGGAGGATACCGCCCGAAAAATGAGCGAACTGCTCGACCTGCCCGAGCCTCCGCAGGCCGTGCTGGCCTTCAACGATTACGTGGCCCTGGATGCCATGCAGGTCTGCCGTCAGCGGGGTCTGGCGATCAACCAGGATATTTATTTCGGCAGTTTCTCCAATCTTCCGTTCTGTTCCTACCTCGAACACCCGCCCATTGCCTCCATCGAGCAGTTTCCGCACGACATGGGCACCAAAGCCATTCAACTCCTGATTGCCGCCATCGAGGACCCCCAGCACTTTACGCGGGAGGAAGTCGTCATTCCGCACAAGCTGATCGTAAGGCAGTAA
- a CDS encoding ATP-dependent DNA helicase: MNETLTPAQLLAKRFPFKPTSGQQHFFEQMNQFIIRSEHEHYRDCFLLKGYAGTGKTTLISTLIKVLPKFGFKSVLLAPTGRAAKVMANYSKRMAQTIHRKIYRQIADANSGNLVFQRQKNYHEDTIFIVDEASMISDDAEIGMNGLLADLVDFVFENPGNRLMLVGDVAQLPPVGKEVSPALDKGYLERHFDMVVVEQELLEVMRQDERSGILLNATNLRDVLQEPQPHISLNVRKYSDIYKMTGERLEDGIRYCYDKYGRENTIIITRSNKMAVQYNQYIRRAINQCEEELDAGDMLMIVKNNYSVLDDDSPAGFLANGDFVEVLKIRKREEVHGLKFATVTLRLVDLEEQPEFESKIILDTLYSPQPSLGRDENRQLYESVQKDYFYIKTKKERNEAIRRDPYLNALQVKFAYALTCHKAQGGQWPAVFVDQGYLPDGQVNQDFVRWLYTAITRATDEAFLMNFMPQFFQ; encoded by the coding sequence ATGAATGAAACACTCACGCCGGCGCAGTTGCTGGCGAAACGCTTCCCTTTCAAGCCCACGTCCGGACAGCAGCACTTCTTCGAGCAGATGAACCAGTTCATAATCCGCTCGGAACACGAACATTACCGTGATTGCTTCCTGCTGAAAGGGTACGCCGGTACGGGAAAAACCACCCTGATCAGTACGCTGATTAAAGTGCTGCCCAAGTTTGGTTTCAAGTCGGTTCTGCTGGCGCCAACGGGCCGGGCGGCCAAAGTCATGGCCAACTACTCGAAGCGGATGGCCCAGACCATTCACCGGAAAATTTACCGCCAGATTGCCGACGCCAATTCGGGCAACCTGGTTTTCCAGCGGCAGAAAAATTACCACGAAGACACCATCTTTATCGTCGATGAGGCCTCGATGATCAGCGACGATGCCGAAATCGGCATGAACGGTTTGCTGGCCGATCTGGTGGATTTTGTCTTCGAAAACCCCGGCAACCGGTTGATGCTGGTGGGCGACGTGGCCCAGTTGCCGCCCGTTGGCAAGGAGGTAAGCCCGGCGCTGGACAAAGGCTACCTGGAACGGCACTTCGACATGGTAGTGGTAGAGCAGGAACTGCTGGAAGTCATGCGGCAGGACGAACGCTCGGGCATTCTGCTGAACGCGACCAACCTGCGGGACGTGTTGCAGGAACCGCAACCGCACATCAGCCTGAACGTTCGCAAATACAGCGATATTTACAAGATGACCGGTGAGCGGCTGGAAGACGGGATTCGGTATTGTTACGATAAATACGGCCGCGAAAATACCATCATCATTACGCGGTCCAACAAGATGGCGGTGCAGTACAACCAGTACATTCGCCGGGCGATCAACCAGTGCGAGGAAGAACTCGATGCGGGCGACATGCTGATGATCGTCAAAAACAACTATTCCGTGCTCGACGACGACTCGCCCGCGGGCTTTCTGGCCAACGGCGATTTTGTGGAGGTGCTGAAAATCCGCAAACGCGAAGAAGTGCACGGGTTGAAATTCGCCACCGTCACGCTGCGGCTGGTCGATCTGGAGGAGCAGCCCGAGTTTGAAAGCAAAATCATTCTGGATACGCTTTACTCTCCGCAGCCTTCGCTGGGGCGGGACGAAAACCGTCAGCTGTACGAGAGCGTACAGAAAGATTACTTCTACATCAAAACCAAGAAGGAGCGCAACGAAGCCATCCGGCGCGACCCGTACCTGAACGCCCTGCAGGTGAAATTTGCCTACGCCCTGACCTGCCACAAGGCGCAGGGGGGGCAGTGGCCCGCCGTTTTTGTCGATCAGGGCTACCTGCCGGACGGGCAGGTGAATCAGGATTTTGTCCGCTGGCTCTACACGGCCATCACCCGGGCCACCGACGAAGCCTTTCTGATGAATTTCATGCCCCAGTTTTTCCAATAA
- the ald gene encoding alanine dehydrogenase, whose translation MVIGVPKEIKNNENRVALTPAGVSEFRRYGHTVYVQVNAGVGSGFEDEEYIEAGAIMLPTIEEVYGIAEMIIKVKEPIASEYDLIKEDQLLFTYFHFASSEELTHAMIERKAVCLAYETVEKADRSLPLLIPMSEVAGRMAVQEGAKYLEKPQKGRGILLGGVPGVKPAHVLVLGGGIVGAQAAKMAAGLGAHVTIMDISLARLRYLSDIMPENVDTLMSNEYNIREAVKQSDLIIGAVLIPGAKAPHLITREMLKLMRAGTVLVDVAVDQGGCIETCTPTTHENPTYVIDNVVHYCVANMPGAVPYTSTVALTNATLSYALQLANKGWQRACRENEELKRGLNVVDGKVVYQGVAEAFGLPLEDVNELLRREEEEIA comes from the coding sequence ATGGTTATCGGTGTTCCCAAGGAAATTAAAAACAATGAAAATCGGGTTGCGCTTACGCCAGCCGGAGTTTCGGAATTTCGGCGGTACGGTCATACCGTATACGTTCAAGTGAATGCTGGTGTGGGAAGCGGGTTTGAAGATGAAGAATACATTGAAGCGGGCGCCATCATGCTGCCGACCATTGAGGAGGTGTACGGCATCGCGGAAATGATCATTAAGGTAAAAGAGCCGATTGCTTCCGAATACGACCTGATTAAGGAAGACCAATTGCTGTTCACGTATTTCCACTTTGCTTCTTCGGAAGAACTGACGCACGCCATGATCGAGCGGAAAGCCGTTTGTCTGGCGTACGAAACCGTTGAGAAAGCTGATCGCAGCCTGCCGCTGCTGATTCCAATGTCGGAAGTAGCGGGCCGGATGGCCGTTCAGGAAGGCGCGAAATACCTGGAAAAACCACAGAAAGGACGCGGTATCCTGCTGGGCGGTGTTCCGGGGGTAAAACCGGCGCACGTCCTGGTTCTGGGTGGCGGAATCGTCGGAGCGCAGGCGGCTAAAATGGCCGCCGGCCTGGGCGCGCACGTCACGATCATGGACATCAGCCTGGCGCGGCTACGGTATTTGTCGGACATTATGCCCGAGAACGTGGACACCCTGATGTCGAACGAATACAACATTCGCGAAGCCGTTAAGCAGTCGGATCTGATCATCGGCGCGGTGCTGATCCCGGGTGCCAAGGCGCCTCACCTCATCACCCGCGAAATGCTGAAACTGATGCGCGCCGGAACGGTATTGGTCGATGTAGCGGTTGATCAGGGCGGTTGTATCGAGACCTGTACGCCCACAACCCACGAAAACCCGACCTACGTGATCGACAACGTGGTGCACTATTGCGTGGCCAACATGCCGGGCGCTGTTCCTTATACGTCAACCGTGGCCCTGACGAACGCGACACTTTCGTACGCGTTGCAACTGGCCAACAAAGGCTGGCAGCGAGCCTGCCGGGAAAACGAGGAGCTGAAACGCGGCCTCAACGTGGTGGATGGCAAAGTGGTGTACCAGGGTGTCGCCGAAGCGTTTGGTCTGCCGCTGGAAGACGTCAACGAACTGCTGCGTCGGGAAGAAGAAGAAATTGCGTAA
- a CDS encoding Lrp/AsnC family transcriptional regulator, producing the protein MASVDNIDRQIIALLQENAQLTIQEIGQKINLSKSPVHERIKRLEREGIIEKYVTLLNKKKLGNLLVVFCHVTLDKQTRETFVVFDQTIAQLPEVMECNLVSGTFDYLLKIVVRDMEAYNRFYQERLSVIPGILNISSFFVMSEVKNTTVIPV; encoded by the coding sequence ATGGCTTCGGTAGACAACATCGATCGGCAAATCATTGCCCTTTTGCAGGAAAATGCCCAACTCACCATTCAGGAGATTGGTCAGAAGATAAATCTCTCCAAATCCCCCGTGCACGAGCGCATCAAACGGCTCGAGCGGGAAGGGATCATTGAGAAATACGTCACCTTGCTGAACAAAAAAAAGCTGGGAAACCTGCTGGTGGTGTTCTGCCACGTTACCCTTGATAAACAAACCCGCGAAACCTTCGTAGTGTTTGACCAAACCATCGCACAACTACCGGAAGTGATGGAGTGCAACCTGGTGTCGGGCACCTTCGATTACCTGCTGAAGATCGTCGTACGCGACATGGAAGCCTACAACCGCTTCTACCAGGAACGGCTTTCGGTCATTCCCGGCATTCTGAACATCAGCAGTTTTTTTGTGATGTCGGAAGTGAAAAACACGACCGTTATACCGGTTTGA
- a CDS encoding hemolysin family protein gives MELAIILFLVILNGVFSLSEIALVSSRKARLETDARNGDRRAEEALKLAESPNRFLATVQIGITLIGILTGIFSGDSLTGQISAFVTQFPLLQPYANSIAVTVTVVLITYLSLVLGELVPKRIGLSNPEGIAKFVVRPMNVLSKLTAPFISLLAFSSDLIIKILNIKPNASAVTEEEIKSLIQEGTSGGVIEEIEQEIVQNVFQLGDRRITSLMTNRQEMVFLDVEATVEENRQSIIEHRHSHYPLCRGSVDEMIGLINSKDFLGKDLDDQLTRLEEIKRDILYIPESNMAYQVLERFREKRQYVGVIVDEYGGVLGMVTLNDIVDALVGDISDTNEFEFEIVERGDGSYLIDAQIPFDDFLDYFDIVLQNRRELTGFDTLGGFALQIIKDIPKTGETFSWQDYQFEIVDMDKSRIDKILVTKRAEE, from the coding sequence GTGGAACTTGCAATAATACTCTTTTTAGTCATTCTCAACGGTGTTTTCTCTCTATCGGAGATCGCGCTGGTTTCCTCCCGAAAAGCCCGACTCGAAACCGACGCCCGCAACGGCGACCGCCGGGCCGAAGAAGCCCTGAAGCTGGCGGAATCTCCCAACCGTTTTCTGGCCACCGTTCAAATTGGCATCACCCTGATCGGTATTCTTACCGGTATTTTCAGTGGTGACAGCCTGACGGGACAAATTTCGGCGTTCGTTACCCAATTCCCGCTCCTCCAACCGTACGCCAACAGCATTGCCGTGACCGTAACCGTGGTCCTGATTACCTACCTGTCGCTGGTGCTGGGCGAGCTGGTTCCCAAACGCATCGGTCTGTCGAACCCCGAAGGCATTGCCAAATTCGTGGTGCGGCCCATGAACGTGCTCTCCAAACTAACCGCTCCCTTCATCAGCCTGCTGGCCTTTTCGAGCGATCTCATCATCAAGATTCTTAACATCAAACCGAATGCCAGTGCGGTCACGGAAGAAGAAATAAAAAGCTTGATTCAGGAAGGAACCTCCGGCGGGGTGATTGAAGAAATTGAGCAGGAGATTGTCCAGAACGTATTTCAACTCGGCGACCGCCGAATTACTTCGCTGATGACCAACCGGCAGGAAATGGTTTTTCTCGATGTGGAAGCCACCGTAGAAGAAAACCGGCAGTCGATCATCGAACACCGGCACTCGCACTACCCGCTCTGCCGGGGTAGCGTCGATGAAATGATCGGACTGATCAACAGCAAGGATTTTCTGGGCAAAGACCTGGACGATCAGCTCACCCGGCTGGAAGAAATCAAGCGCGACATTCTGTACATTCCGGAAAGCAACATGGCCTACCAGGTGCTCGAACGGTTTCGGGAAAAACGGCAGTACGTGGGTGTCATTGTCGACGAATACGGCGGAGTGCTGGGCATGGTGACGCTCAACGACATCGTTGACGCGCTGGTGGGTGATATTTCGGACACCAACGAATTCGAGTTTGAGATTGTTGAACGGGGTGACGGCAGCTACCTGATCGATGCCCAGATACCGTTTGACGATTTCCTCGATTATTTCGACATTGTCCTGCAAAACCGGCGCGAGCTCACCGGTTTCGATACCCTGGGTGGATTCGCCCTGCAAATTATCAAAGACATTCCGAAAACCGGCGAAACCTTCTCGTGGCAGGATTACCAGTTTGAAATTGTGGACATGGACAAGAGCCGCATCGACAAAATTCTGGTTACGAAACGGGCGGAAGAATAA